GTATTTTATAATTTTCCTAGAAATTGTACGTGCAGTTATTAATTATATAAGAGAACAAAGGGTAATTTTATCTCTTTTAGTAGATGCTTTTATAATCTTAAGTTTACGAGAATTTATTGTAAATGTAGTAAAAATTAATGATCTGGAGTTAAGTACTTTTGATGAGGTTTTAAAAAGCGGTTTGAATTTTAATTTGCTAATTCTTGCAGGTACTATTTTATTTTTACTTTTTGTACGCTTTTTAG
The Campylobacteraceae bacterium genome window above contains:
- a CDS encoding phosphate-starvation-inducible PsiE family protein, with protein sequence MKRLFSKFIEDKLYIEITIASVLFLVAMYTNKMIDFIIYMLYFIIFLEIVRAVINYIREQRVILSLLVDAFIILSLREFIVNVVKINDLELSTFDEVLKSGLNFNLLILAGTILFLLFVRFLAVKTSQQYLLGKKKND